In Polynucleobacter sp. es-EL-1, the following are encoded in one genomic region:
- the ssb gene encoding single-stranded DNA-binding protein — protein MASVNKVIIVGNVGRDPETRYMPSGDAVTNISVATSDRYKDKQTGEMKETTEWHRVAFFGKLAEIAGQYLKKGSQVYVEGRLRTRKWTDASGQEKYSTEIVAETMQMLGGKPVGGSGDGGESYSRSKPAEQSAPASSNAASLGAMDDDIPF, from the coding sequence ATGGCTTCGGTAAATAAAGTCATCATCGTAGGTAACGTAGGGCGCGACCCAGAAACACGTTATATGCCAAGCGGCGATGCCGTAACTAATATTTCAGTAGCAACATCAGATCGCTATAAAGATAAGCAAACTGGTGAAATGAAAGAAACCACAGAATGGCACCGCGTTGCATTCTTTGGCAAGCTGGCTGAGATCGCTGGTCAGTACCTCAAAAAAGGTTCACAAGTGTATGTCGAAGGTCGTTTGCGTACTCGCAAATGGACTGATGCTAGTGGTCAAGAAAAATACTCTACCGAGATCGTTGCAGAAACAATGCAGATGCTTGGTGGTAAGCCAGTGGGTGGCAGTGGTGATGGTGGTGAAAGTTATAGCCGCTCAAAGCCGGCTGAACAATCTGCACCAGCATCTTCAAATGCTGCATCACTTGGTGCAATGGACGACGATATTCCGTTTTAA
- a CDS encoding MFS transporter: MNPSELRSTLALAGIFGLRMLGLFLLLPVFSIHAHGLPGGEHALWVGLALGIFNIVQACFYIPLGRLSDRIGRKPVVLWGLSLFVAGALICAAKDDLLWIAIGRGVMGAGAVSAAISAWVADLTREQVRTRAMALVGGSIALSFALSLVIAAPIYRVISLSGIFMVLAVLGVIAMFVTYYVLPSSKPEAKVQQASLKEVFFRPELMRLNAGVFVLHATQVAMFLVVPRLLVQAGLPLASHWQVYLPVVLLSFFLMAPILIFGEKKQQLRTILLFAIVLLLIAEVLFTNTVSVLSIAVALLIYFVGFNLLEALQPSLVSRFAKESKGTALGVYNTTQSIGLFSGAVIGGYLMDSHGDLSVFAMGAALLICWLIIAWSMRELPAKTVASNDSEAKTSP; encoded by the coding sequence ATGAATCCTTCTGAACTTCGCTCCACTCTGGCCTTAGCAGGCATCTTCGGTCTCCGTATGCTGGGCCTCTTTCTGCTTTTGCCGGTTTTTAGCATCCACGCACATGGTTTGCCGGGAGGGGAGCATGCATTATGGGTGGGCCTGGCCCTGGGCATTTTCAATATTGTGCAGGCCTGTTTTTATATACCTTTGGGAAGGCTTTCTGACCGCATTGGCCGTAAACCAGTAGTTTTATGGGGGCTTTCTCTTTTTGTAGCGGGTGCTTTAATTTGCGCCGCAAAAGATGATCTGCTTTGGATTGCGATTGGTAGGGGTGTCATGGGGGCTGGCGCAGTTTCTGCGGCGATTTCTGCTTGGGTAGCTGATTTGACGCGTGAACAAGTGCGCACGCGTGCAATGGCCCTGGTGGGGGGCAGCATTGCACTTTCTTTTGCGCTTTCACTGGTAATCGCTGCGCCGATATATCGCGTCATTAGCCTGAGCGGAATTTTCATGGTGCTGGCAGTCTTGGGTGTGATTGCCATGTTCGTGACCTACTACGTTCTGCCAAGTTCAAAGCCCGAAGCAAAAGTTCAACAAGCAAGCCTCAAGGAAGTGTTTTTTCGGCCTGAACTCATGCGTTTAAATGCGGGTGTATTTGTTTTACACGCTACACAAGTGGCAATGTTCTTAGTAGTGCCACGCTTATTGGTGCAAGCGGGACTACCGCTCGCATCCCATTGGCAGGTATATCTCCCCGTCGTTTTACTTTCTTTTTTCTTGATGGCGCCGATTCTCATTTTTGGTGAGAAGAAGCAGCAATTACGCACGATTCTTTTGTTTGCGATTGTGTTGCTATTGATTGCGGAAGTGCTTTTTACTAATACTGTTTCAGTCTTATCTATCGCAGTTGCTTTATTGATTTACTTTGTAGGATTTAATTTATTGGAGGCTTTACAACCTTCATTGGTATCCCGCTTTGCCAAAGAATCTAAGGGCACAGCATTAGGGGTTTACAACACCACCCAGTCAATTGGGCTGTTCTCAGGGGCTGTTATTGGGGGTTATCTCATGGATAGCCACGGCGATTTATCAGTCTTTGCAATGGGGGCAGCGCTCTTAATTTGCTGGCTTATAATTGCTTGGTCGATGCGTGAATTACCTGCAAAAACAGTGGCAAGCAATGATTCGGAAGCAAAGACATCACCTTAG
- the uvrA gene encoding excinuclease ABC subunit UvrA, which yields MNNEIKIRGARTHNLKNINLDIPREKLVVLTGLSGSGKSSLAFDTLYAEGQRRYVESLSAYARQFLQMMEKPDVDTIEGLSPAISIEQKATSHNPRSTVGTVTEIHDYLRLLFARAGTPHCPDHDLPLEAQSVSQMVDTVLAMPEDTKLMILAPVVSERKGEFVDLFQDLQAQGFVRFRVRSGGGTTNTAKAEIFEVDQLPTLKKNDKHSIEVVVDRIKVRPDITQRLAESFETALRLADGKAMIVNMDTGKEMIFSSKFACPICSYSLQELEPRLFSFNNPMGACPSCDGLGHQSFFDPKRIVAHPDLSLASGAIKGWDRRNQFYFKLLQTLAKHGGFDVEKPFETLNKKQQDLILLGSGDVTIPFEYINERGKNSIREHAFEGIVANFERRYRETDSATVREELSRYQNVQTCPSCNGSRLRKEARFVKVGEGKQSRAIYEISALPLKAAKEYFESLELKGAKREIADKIVKEIGSRLRFLNDVGLDYLSLERSADTLSGGEAQRIRLASQIGSGLTGVMYVLDEPSIGLHQRDNDRLIGTLKHLRDLGNSVLVVEHDEDMIRASDYVIDIGPGAGIHGGEVVAEGTPAQVEANPKSLTGAYLSGRECIAVPEKRVPVNDKFLEIIGARGNNLQSVHAKIPVGLLTCVTGVSGSGKSTLINDTLHHAVAQHIYGSNAEPAAHDAIKGLEYFDKVISVDQSPIGRTPRSNPATYTGVFTPIRELFCGVPAARERGYEAGRFSFNVKGGRCDACEGDGVIKVEMHFLPDVYVPCDICHGKRYNRETLDIRYKGKNIHEVLSMTIEQAHEFFEAVPIVKRKLKTLLDVGLGYVKLGQSATTLSGGEAQRVKLSLELSKRDTGRTLYILDEPTTGLHFHDIQLLLTVLQTLKKQGNTIVIIEHNLDVIKTADWIIDLGPMGGAGGGQIIATGTPEEVAQNSASFTGHYLAPLLKRKLAASTKKK from the coding sequence ATGAATAACGAAATTAAGATCCGCGGCGCACGCACGCACAACCTCAAAAATATCAATCTAGACATCCCTAGAGAGAAATTGGTCGTCCTTACAGGCCTTTCTGGCTCTGGCAAGAGTTCACTCGCCTTTGACACCCTGTATGCCGAGGGCCAACGTCGTTATGTGGAATCCTTGTCTGCCTATGCCCGTCAGTTCTTGCAAATGATGGAAAAGCCCGATGTCGACACCATTGAAGGCCTCTCGCCGGCAATCTCGATTGAACAAAAGGCTACTAGCCACAATCCACGCTCAACTGTGGGTACTGTGACTGAGATCCACGATTACTTGCGCTTGTTATTTGCTCGCGCCGGCACCCCACACTGCCCAGATCACGATCTCCCCCTGGAAGCTCAAAGCGTTTCTCAAATGGTCGATACCGTTTTAGCGATGCCAGAAGATACTAAGCTCATGATTCTGGCTCCCGTAGTCAGTGAGCGTAAAGGGGAATTTGTTGATTTATTCCAAGACCTGCAAGCACAAGGTTTTGTCCGTTTTCGGGTTCGCTCTGGCGGTGGTACGACCAACACGGCTAAAGCTGAGATCTTTGAGGTAGACCAGTTACCAACCCTCAAGAAAAATGACAAGCATTCCATTGAAGTAGTGGTAGATCGCATTAAAGTGCGCCCTGATATTACCCAACGCTTAGCGGAATCCTTTGAGACTGCATTACGCCTAGCTGATGGCAAAGCCATGATCGTCAATATGGATACTGGCAAAGAGATGATTTTCTCCAGCAAGTTTGCCTGCCCCATTTGCTCTTACTCTTTGCAAGAACTCGAGCCACGCCTCTTCTCTTTTAATAACCCGATGGGTGCATGTCCCTCTTGCGATGGCCTTGGGCATCAATCCTTTTTTGATCCCAAGCGCATCGTTGCCCATCCAGATCTATCGCTAGCTTCAGGCGCCATCAAGGGTTGGGATCGTCGCAATCAGTTTTATTTCAAACTCTTGCAGACACTCGCCAAGCATGGTGGCTTTGATGTCGAGAAACCCTTTGAAACTCTGAATAAGAAACAGCAAGATCTCATTTTGCTTGGCTCTGGCGATGTCACCATTCCATTTGAATACATCAATGAGCGCGGTAAGAATAGTATTCGTGAGCATGCTTTCGAGGGTATTGTTGCCAACTTTGAGCGCCGCTATCGCGAGACGGATTCTGCAACCGTACGTGAAGAATTATCACGCTACCAAAACGTGCAAACCTGTCCATCATGTAACGGCAGTCGTTTGCGCAAAGAAGCACGCTTTGTCAAAGTGGGTGAAGGTAAACAATCCCGCGCTATTTATGAAATCAGTGCACTTCCCCTTAAAGCAGCAAAAGAGTATTTTGAGTCACTAGAACTCAAAGGTGCGAAACGTGAAATCGCCGACAAGATTGTGAAAGAGATTGGTTCGCGCTTACGCTTCTTGAACGATGTGGGTTTGGATTACCTTTCGCTTGAGCGCAGCGCTGACACTCTTTCTGGTGGGGAAGCGCAGCGTATTCGCTTGGCATCCCAGATTGGCTCTGGTCTTACGGGCGTGATGTATGTATTAGATGAGCCTTCAATTGGACTTCATCAACGCGACAATGATCGCCTCATTGGTACCCTCAAACACTTACGTGATCTAGGCAATAGTGTTTTAGTAGTTGAGCATGATGAAGACATGATTCGCGCCTCTGATTATGTGATTGATATTGGCCCAGGGGCTGGTATTCATGGTGGTGAGGTCGTTGCTGAGGGCACACCTGCCCAAGTAGAAGCCAATCCCAAGTCTTTAACCGGTGCCTATTTATCTGGGCGCGAGTGCATTGCCGTCCCAGAAAAGCGCGTCCCTGTAAATGATAAGTTCCTCGAAATTATTGGGGCACGAGGCAATAATCTGCAATCTGTCCATGCGAAGATTCCAGTGGGGCTACTGACTTGTGTCACGGGAGTCTCTGGGTCAGGAAAATCCACTCTCATTAATGACACGCTGCATCACGCAGTTGCGCAGCATATTTATGGTTCCAATGCTGAACCAGCAGCGCATGATGCTATTAAGGGCTTAGAGTATTTCGACAAAGTCATTAGCGTCGATCAATCGCCGATAGGTCGTACCCCTCGATCGAACCCTGCAACCTATACCGGCGTATTCACACCGATTCGCGAACTCTTTTGCGGTGTTCCTGCGGCGCGTGAGCGCGGCTATGAAGCCGGTCGCTTCTCCTTCAACGTCAAGGGAGGCCGTTGTGATGCCTGCGAGGGTGATGGCGTCATTAAAGTCGAGATGCACTTTTTGCCAGATGTATATGTGCCTTGTGATATTTGCCACGGGAAACGCTATAACCGTGAAACACTCGATATCCGCTACAAAGGCAAGAACATTCATGAAGTGCTTTCAATGACCATTGAGCAAGCCCATGAGTTCTTTGAAGCAGTACCCATTGTTAAGCGCAAACTCAAAACCTTGCTAGATGTTGGTTTGGGCTACGTCAAACTGGGTCAAAGCGCGACGACACTTTCTGGAGGAGAGGCGCAGCGCGTCAAACTCTCGCTTGAACTTTCCAAACGGGATACTGGTAGAACGCTGTACATATTAGATGAGCCAACTACTGGCCTGCATTTTCATGATATTCAATTGCTGCTAACAGTCCTACAAACTCTTAAGAAACAAGGCAACACTATCGTCATCATTGAGCACAATCTCGATGTGATTAAAACTGCGGATTGGATTATCGATCTGGGACCAATGGGTGGTGCTGGTGGCGGACAAATTATTGCCACAGGAACACCTGAAGAGGTAGCGCAAAATTCAGCGAGTTTCACCGGCCACTATTTAGCGCCGCTGTTAAAGCGGAAGCTAGCCGCGAGTACGAAAAAGAAATAA
- a CDS encoding monovalent cation:proton antiporter family protein — translation MPSVLQLTLILLASGVAGVVIFRYFGLPPILGYLAIGVLIGPHAFGLASDSATVKYLAEFGVVFLMFSIGLEFNLHKLRAMRSIVFGLGGSQVILTMLLAVPASLLLNWAYPISWQAAIALGGALAMSSTAIVTKLISDRSELETEHGRNIIGILLFQDLAVVFLLILIPSLGSNPSDLFLALSTASIKIAVALILIFFIGQTLMSRWFSVVAKLRSQELFMLNLLLVVLGMSALTEHFGLSLALGAFLAGMLIAETPYRHQVEEDVKPFRDVLLGLFFITIGMLLDFQVIYEQWLLVLLLLIGPLIFKFGLIALLSRAFGSSPGVSIRTGLCLAQAGEFGFVLLNQIDGLNLIDPELSQAVLAAMLLSMFGAPFLIQYSDRIAMRFSSNEWLLQSLALTRVAAKTVRTENHVVICGFGRSGQSLARMLDQEKIPYIALDMDPDRVKEAAAAGDNVVYGDASRENYLVAAGLVRAKAVVITYADTPATLKVLHQVEHLRPGMTVLVRTKDDADLAKLQAAGATEVVPELIEGSLMMASHVLLMMGVPMRKVVRRITSAREARYSLLRGYFRGVEDDPDSKESWRLHSVTLLPESASIGKTLEELHLENEGVSVQAVRRKVGNADYIKLELAPNLRLQANDILVLSGNSEATDLAESKLL, via the coding sequence ATGCCGTCAGTCCTTCAGTTAACTCTCATCTTGCTGGCCTCTGGTGTGGCCGGGGTAGTTATTTTCCGCTATTTTGGGCTACCCCCTATTTTGGGCTATTTAGCGATTGGTGTCCTCATTGGGCCTCATGCCTTTGGCTTGGCGAGTGATTCAGCCACAGTGAAGTATTTGGCCGAATTTGGGGTGGTTTTCCTGATGTTCTCGATTGGCTTGGAATTTAACCTCCACAAGCTCAGGGCTATGCGCTCCATCGTATTTGGCTTGGGTGGCAGCCAGGTCATTTTGACAATGCTTTTGGCAGTTCCAGCCAGTCTTTTGCTCAATTGGGCCTATCCCATTTCGTGGCAGGCAGCTATCGCACTGGGAGGTGCTTTAGCGATGTCTTCTACGGCTATTGTTACTAAACTCATTTCAGACCGCTCAGAGCTAGAAACTGAGCATGGCCGCAACATCATTGGCATTTTGTTATTCCAGGACTTGGCAGTAGTTTTTCTACTGATTTTGATACCCTCCCTGGGAAGTAACCCAAGCGATTTATTTCTTGCCCTCTCTACCGCATCGATCAAGATTGCGGTAGCGCTGATTCTCATTTTCTTTATTGGCCAGACCTTAATGAGTCGGTGGTTTAGTGTGGTTGCAAAGCTAAGATCACAAGAGCTGTTCATGCTCAATTTGTTACTGGTAGTTTTGGGGATGTCTGCGCTGACAGAGCATTTTGGATTATCGCTAGCTCTGGGAGCATTTTTGGCCGGTATGTTGATTGCAGAAACTCCTTATCGCCATCAAGTTGAGGAGGACGTCAAGCCATTTAGAGATGTATTACTTGGCCTATTTTTTATCACTATCGGCATGCTATTAGATTTTCAAGTGATCTATGAGCAATGGTTACTTGTCTTACTTCTTCTGATTGGCCCATTAATCTTTAAATTTGGCCTCATTGCACTGTTGTCACGTGCTTTTGGATCTAGCCCTGGTGTTTCTATTCGAACTGGTTTATGTCTTGCGCAAGCAGGTGAATTTGGATTTGTATTACTTAATCAGATCGATGGCCTGAATTTAATTGATCCGGAGTTAAGTCAAGCAGTTTTGGCAGCAATGCTGCTGTCGATGTTTGGTGCACCTTTCCTGATTCAATACAGCGACCGGATTGCAATGCGCTTCTCTAGTAATGAATGGTTATTGCAGTCTTTAGCGCTGACTCGAGTGGCTGCAAAAACAGTTCGTACTGAAAATCATGTGGTGATCTGCGGCTTTGGGCGATCAGGTCAAAGTCTTGCGCGGATGCTTGATCAAGAAAAGATTCCTTACATTGCTTTGGATATGGATCCAGACCGAGTCAAGGAGGCAGCAGCAGCTGGTGATAACGTGGTGTATGGCGATGCTAGTCGCGAAAATTATCTCGTTGCCGCCGGCCTAGTAAGGGCAAAGGCTGTGGTGATTACTTATGCAGATACACCAGCTACCTTAAAAGTATTGCATCAAGTGGAGCATCTTCGTCCCGGCATGACTGTATTGGTTCGCACTAAAGATGATGCTGATTTAGCAAAGCTTCAGGCTGCTGGTGCAACTGAAGTGGTACCAGAGTTAATTGAAGGAAGTTTGATGATGGCTTCCCATGTATTACTCATGATGGGTGTTCCAATGCGTAAAGTGGTGCGTCGCATTACGAGTGCGCGCGAAGCACGTTATAGCTTACTGCGTGGTTATTTTAGAGGTGTAGAGGATGATCCAGACTCTAAGGAATCATGGCGTTTGCACTCGGTGACCTTATTGCCTGAATCGGCTAGCATTGGTAAAACGCTAGAAGAATTGCACCTTGAAAACGAGGGCGTCAGCGTTCAGGCTGTGCGTCGTAAGGTTGGTAATGCTGACTATATCAAGCTTGAACTCGCGCCTAATTTACGATTACAGGCAAATGATATTTTGGTTTTATCAGGCAATTCAGAAGCGACTGATTTAGCCGAATCTAAATTGCTCTGA
- a CDS encoding SIS domain-containing protein yields MIAKTRDRTLKLARDTLTIEAAALHTMRDRLEGSNADALVRAVDLLHDCKGRIVVSGIGKSGHIARKIAATFASTGSPAFFVHPAEASHGDLGMVTRDDVFVALSNSGETDELLTIVPIVKRTGAKLIALTGAPHSSLAKLADAHLDTSVEKEACPLNLAPTTSTTAALAMGDALAVALLDARGFQAEDFQRSHPGGRLGRKQLMHVSEVMRSFEETPKISISSSLQDALLEMTAKRMGMVVTLDEKNQVVGIFTDGDLRRLLEKSTNLDGLILKNAITSAPRTIPPDLLAEEAIEMMEKHRINHLVVTDASGVLLGALNLHDLFAAKVI; encoded by the coding sequence ATGATAGCGAAGACTCGTGACCGAACCCTAAAGCTTGCGCGTGACACCCTCACCATTGAGGCTGCTGCACTGCACACAATGCGTGATCGCCTAGAAGGCTCTAACGCTGATGCCCTAGTACGGGCTGTAGACCTCTTGCATGACTGCAAAGGTCGTATCGTTGTCTCTGGCATCGGTAAATCTGGCCATATTGCACGCAAGATTGCTGCCACCTTTGCCTCTACGGGATCTCCTGCTTTTTTTGTCCATCCAGCCGAAGCTAGTCATGGTGATTTAGGCATGGTGACACGGGATGACGTTTTTGTTGCTCTATCCAATTCGGGCGAAACAGATGAACTTCTCACCATCGTCCCGATTGTGAAGCGCACTGGCGCAAAGCTCATTGCCCTCACTGGCGCTCCTCATTCTTCACTAGCTAAATTGGCTGATGCACATTTAGACACTAGCGTTGAGAAAGAGGCTTGCCCTCTTAATCTTGCCCCTACCACTAGCACCACAGCGGCTCTTGCAATGGGAGATGCTCTTGCAGTTGCTCTTCTCGATGCGCGTGGTTTTCAAGCGGAAGATTTCCAACGCTCACATCCTGGCGGACGTTTAGGGCGTAAACAATTAATGCATGTCAGCGAAGTGATGCGTAGCTTTGAGGAAACCCCAAAGATTTCTATTTCATCCTCGCTCCAAGATGCCTTACTGGAAATGACGGCCAAACGAATGGGTATGGTTGTTACGCTTGATGAAAAAAATCAAGTTGTCGGTATTTTTACCGATGGTGATTTACGTCGCTTGCTAGAAAAGAGCACTAATTTAGATGGCTTAATTCTCAAAAATGCCATTACCTCTGCGCCTCGCACCATTCCTCCTGATTTGCTTGCTGAAGAAGCAATTGAAATGATGGAAAAACATCGCATCAACCATTTAGTGGTCACCGACGCTTCTGGTGTCCTACTTGGCGCCTTGAATCTGCATGACTTGTTTGCCGCAAAAGTCATTTAA
- a CDS encoding HAD family hydrolase, whose protein sequence is MPSAFNTHNTNPLSQHPQAWERAGTVKLLVLDVDGVLTNGQVFIGDNGKESLKAFDIQDGLGIKLLEKVGIPTAIITGRTSKMVLARCEELGIKQVHMGVENKALALENTLQALKLKPSDCAVMGDDWPDFQMMKSAGLKVCPAQGHEAVKEIAHFVTSKAGGCGAVREVCDLILKAQNRYDELLAQARS, encoded by the coding sequence ATGCCTAGCGCCTTCAATACTCACAACACCAATCCCTTAAGTCAGCATCCACAGGCTTGGGAGCGGGCAGGTACAGTAAAACTACTGGTATTGGATGTAGATGGCGTGCTGACCAATGGCCAGGTATTTATTGGTGATAACGGCAAAGAATCTCTCAAAGCATTTGACATACAAGATGGTCTTGGCATCAAGCTATTAGAAAAGGTGGGAATCCCAACCGCCATCATCACCGGTCGCACTTCCAAAATGGTTCTAGCGCGCTGCGAAGAGCTAGGCATTAAACAGGTGCATATGGGTGTTGAGAACAAAGCTTTGGCTTTGGAAAACACTTTGCAAGCGCTGAAACTAAAACCCTCTGATTGCGCCGTGATGGGAGATGATTGGCCCGATTTCCAAATGATGAAGTCGGCTGGTTTAAAAGTTTGTCCAGCACAAGGACATGAGGCCGTAAAAGAAATCGCTCATTTTGTTACTAGCAAAGCTGGTGGCTGTGGAGCGGTTCGCGAAGTATGTGATTTGATTCTCAAAGCACAAAATCGATATGACGAGCTGCTCGCGCAAGCCCGCTCATAA
- the lptC gene encoding LPS export ABC transporter periplasmic protein LptC, with amino-acid sequence MHINSQQIKLGLWRGILRLMPLILMGGLTLSTFWLVKKNTPAEKSAIERVRLHEPDYTITNGALSALNEFGYTKYRVLGKKVIHYDDDASIDIDVPRMRLFPPEKTPITVKADTGHLDGDLTILDLINNAEIYRPPQAATSAEPAKPRMLARSSYFKVLINDDVIETDKPVTLEQGLSIMQSTDGGIFNNIEQSMALAGKVKGRIERAPSGTQP; translated from the coding sequence ATGCATATCAATTCTCAACAAATTAAATTAGGCTTATGGCGTGGCATCCTACGCTTGATGCCTTTAATTTTGATGGGAGGTTTGACCCTCAGCACCTTCTGGCTCGTTAAAAAAAATACGCCCGCAGAAAAATCTGCAATTGAGCGAGTACGACTGCATGAACCTGATTACACCATCACCAATGGTGCGCTGTCTGCACTCAATGAATTTGGATACACAAAATATCGGGTCTTAGGCAAAAAGGTGATTCATTACGATGATGATGCCTCCATTGATATTGATGTTCCCCGTATGCGTTTATTCCCACCAGAAAAAACACCCATCACCGTAAAAGCCGATACTGGCCATCTTGATGGTGACCTAACAATTTTGGATTTAATCAATAACGCTGAAATTTATCGCCCGCCCCAAGCGGCAACCAGCGCTGAGCCTGCAAAACCTCGAATGCTGGCACGCTCTTCGTATTTCAAGGTTCTGATTAATGATGATGTGATTGAGACAGATAAGCCTGTTACGCTTGAACAAGGACTTTCCATCATGCAATCAACTGATGGTGGCATCTTCAATAATATTGAACAAAGCATGGCTTTAGCAGGAAAAGTAAAGGGGCGTATTGAGCGAGCTCCATCAGGGACGCAGCCATGA
- the lptA gene encoding lipopolysaccharide transport periplasmic protein LptA, whose product MQVAYAEKADQDKPIILEAEKVSINDVQQVYDLEGELILIKGSILITGEKGNIKVDPEGYEYVDVKGNANTTASFRQKREGPADEFMQGRGQTVVYNAKTELLTLTGDASLKRLDNMQMIDQLRGWKIDYDDVTQYYQVSPQANAKPDDLPQARAILSPRRKATLQK is encoded by the coding sequence ATGCAAGTAGCTTATGCTGAAAAAGCAGATCAAGATAAACCCATCATTTTAGAAGCTGAAAAAGTATCTATTAACGATGTGCAACAAGTCTATGATCTTGAGGGTGAACTCATTTTGATCAAGGGCAGCATTTTGATTACCGGCGAAAAAGGCAACATTAAAGTTGATCCTGAAGGTTATGAGTATGTCGATGTCAAAGGTAATGCCAATACCACTGCCAGCTTTAGACAAAAACGTGAAGGTCCCGCAGATGAATTTATGCAAGGACGTGGGCAAACAGTGGTCTATAACGCCAAAACCGAACTGCTTACCTTAACTGGCGATGCCAGCCTAAAACGTCTAGACAACATGCAAATGATTGATCAATTGCGTGGCTGGAAAATTGACTATGACGATGTCACACAATACTATCAAGTAAGCCCTCAAGCCAATGCAAAGCCAGATGACTTACCACAAGCTAGAGCCATCCTGTCACCAAGAAGAAAAGCTACACTACAAAAATGA
- the lptB gene encoding LPS export ABC transporter ATP-binding protein has product MNADLNSQPTTPTLSAHHLQKRYGSRTVVRDVSVEVKCGEVVGLLGPNGAGKTTSFYMIVGLVPLDGGNIVLDGADITRLPIHERARMGLSYLPQEASVFRKLNVAENIQAVLELQVQGGKPLTKSQIAERLDELLGELQISHLRNNPALSLSGGERRRVEIARALASQPKFILLDEPFAGVDPIAVGEIQRIVRFLRDRQIGVLITDHNVRETLGICDHAYIISEGSVLAEGKPDQIIQNDAVRRVYLGENFRM; this is encoded by the coding sequence ATGAATGCGGATTTGAATAGCCAGCCAACTACTCCGACCTTAAGTGCCCATCACTTGCAAAAGCGCTACGGTTCTCGCACAGTAGTTCGCGATGTTTCCGTAGAGGTTAAGTGCGGAGAGGTTGTGGGATTGTTAGGGCCAAATGGGGCTGGTAAGACCACCTCCTTTTATATGATTGTTGGTCTGGTGCCTCTTGACGGTGGCAATATTGTTTTAGATGGCGCCGATATCACTCGCTTACCCATCCACGAACGCGCCCGCATGGGTCTATCCTATCTTCCGCAAGAAGCTTCAGTATTTAGAAAACTGAATGTTGCCGAAAATATCCAAGCGGTTCTAGAACTTCAAGTGCAAGGTGGTAAACCGCTCACCAAGTCACAGATTGCCGAAAGACTAGATGAGCTTCTTGGAGAGCTCCAAATAAGCCACCTACGCAACAATCCAGCGCTATCACTTTCCGGTGGAGAGCGGCGGCGTGTTGAAATTGCGCGAGCCCTCGCTTCCCAGCCAAAATTTATTCTCCTCGATGAACCTTTTGCAGGCGTAGATCCAATTGCCGTTGGTGAGATTCAAAGAATTGTTCGGTTTTTAAGAGATCGTCAAATTGGGGTGCTCATCACCGACCACAATGTTCGAGAAACCTTGGGCATCTGCGACCACGCTTACATCATCAGCGAAGGTAGCGTTCTTGCCGAAGGAAAGCCAGACCAGATTATTCAAAATGATGCTGTCAGAAGAGTCTATTTGGGCGAAAACTTCCGCATGTAA
- the hpf gene encoding ribosome hibernation-promoting factor, HPF/YfiA family, which translates to MNLKINSRHVEVTPAMRTHLETGLAKIRKHFDHVLDASAFLIVDNAKEKDLRQSAEITIHLKGKELFAQAHNADLYHAMDAVVDKLERQVVKHKEKIQDHHHEKHFE; encoded by the coding sequence ATGAATTTAAAAATTAATAGCCGTCATGTCGAAGTTACCCCCGCCATGCGTACTCACCTTGAAACTGGGTTAGCCAAAATTCGTAAGCACTTTGATCACGTACTAGATGCCTCTGCATTTTTGATTGTTGATAACGCCAAAGAGAAAGATCTTCGTCAATCCGCTGAGATCACCATTCACTTAAAGGGTAAGGAATTATTTGCCCAAGCCCATAATGCCGATCTTTACCATGCGATGGATGCAGTAGTGGACAAACTGGAGCGTCAAGTTGTTAAACACAAAGAAAAAATCCAAGATCATCATCACGAAAAGCATTTTGAGTAA